In Stenotrophomonas sp. 610A2, one DNA window encodes the following:
- a CDS encoding AMP-binding protein: MSVVPEQLPSPSRHPLANGELRRLLAVGKDRSVDLQTFFAHVRGVAALLPAAEHAINLCDDRYRFLVAFCAVALRGQVNLLPSSRAAAVVADVQQRYAQTYCISDDALEQLPADSFVLPAELPQLNGDLPQLASDQLVAIGFTSGSTGTPSANSKTWGSFLASTAQNLQALQSLWGDAQPALVATVPSQHMYGMEMAVLLPLLAPATLQAGRPFFPQDVVLALQQVQAPRVLITTPVHLKALVESGVELPPLAGIVTATAPLSQELAAAAEQAFATEVREMFGSTETCIFARRRTASELAWSLLPGVRLEPQPDGTRVHAAHLSAPVCLADLVELLPGDRFVLRGRRADLLEIAGKRASLGDLTRKLQAVPGVVDAVVVQLAPEPGHAVGRIAALVVAPDREEVDILRELREFMDPVFLPRPLRKVAVLPRNDTGKLPRDAVLALLGH; this comes from the coding sequence ATGTCGGTTGTTCCCGAGCAGTTGCCAAGTCCTTCCCGTCATCCATTGGCCAATGGTGAGCTGCGCCGCTTGCTGGCGGTGGGCAAGGATCGTTCGGTCGATCTGCAGACCTTCTTCGCGCATGTGCGCGGCGTGGCCGCGCTGCTGCCGGCGGCTGAGCATGCAATCAACCTCTGCGATGACCGCTATCGCTTCCTGGTGGCGTTCTGCGCGGTGGCCTTGCGTGGGCAGGTGAACCTGCTGCCTTCGTCGCGTGCAGCTGCCGTCGTCGCCGATGTACAGCAGCGCTATGCGCAGACGTATTGCATCAGCGACGACGCGCTCGAGCAGTTGCCAGCGGACAGCTTCGTGTTGCCCGCGGAGCTGCCGCAGCTGAACGGCGATCTGCCGCAGCTGGCCAGCGACCAACTGGTGGCGATCGGCTTCACGTCCGGGAGCACTGGTACGCCCAGTGCCAACAGCAAGACCTGGGGTTCGTTCCTGGCCAGCACCGCGCAGAACCTGCAGGCGTTGCAGAGCCTTTGGGGTGATGCGCAGCCAGCGCTGGTGGCGACGGTGCCGTCGCAGCACATGTACGGCATGGAGATGGCGGTGCTGCTGCCCTTGCTGGCGCCGGCGACCTTGCAGGCCGGACGTCCGTTCTTTCCGCAGGACGTGGTGCTGGCACTGCAGCAGGTGCAGGCGCCGCGCGTGCTGATCACCACGCCGGTGCACCTCAAGGCGCTGGTGGAATCAGGTGTGGAATTGCCGCCGCTGGCCGGTATCGTCACCGCCACCGCGCCGCTGTCGCAGGAACTTGCGGCGGCTGCCGAGCAGGCATTCGCCACCGAGGTGCGGGAGATGTTCGGTTCCACCGAGACCTGCATCTTCGCGCGTCGCCGCACCGCCAGTGAGTTGGCCTGGAGCCTGTTGCCCGGGGTGCGGCTGGAGCCGCAGCCCGATGGCACGCGGGTGCATGCGGCGCATCTGTCCGCGCCGGTATGCCTGGCCGATCTGGTCGAACTGCTGCCAGGTGATCGCTTCGTGCTGCGTGGCCGCCGCGCCGACCTGCTGGAAATTGCCGGCAAGCGCGCCTCGCTGGGCGACCTGACCCGCAAGCTGCAGGCCGTGCCCGGTGTGGTCGATGCGGTGGTGGTGCAGTTGGCGCCCGAACCCGGCCATGCGGTTGGCCGCATCGCCGCGCTGGTGGTGGCGCCAGATCGTGAAGAGGTCGATATCCTGCGCGAACTGCGTGAGTTCATGGATCCGGTGT
- a CDS encoding cytochrome ubiquinol oxidase subunit I, whose protein sequence is MEALLLSRIQFGFVVSFHVLFPAFTIGTASWLAFVEWRWLRTRNPVWRELFFFWQKIFAVSFGMGVVSGIVMAFQFGTNWPRLSEVAGTVIGPLLTYEVLTAFFLEASFLGVMLFGWEKVSPRLHFFSTCMVALGTLFSTFWILSSNSWLHTPAGYALVDGIVHPQDWWQIVFNPSFPYRLAHMALGSFITTCFVIGGVGAWYLRRGVHVEAGRKMLVAAVAFAALTVPVQIFVGDMHGLNTLEHQPMKIAAMEAHWHESKPGEGVPLVVFAVPNEKEERNDYEIAIPKLGSVILTHSTDGTFAPLTSVPASERPPVVPVFYAFRIMVGIGTLMLVLAWISAFQLWRGRLLESKWLLRGWNWMLPSGFIALVSGWFVTEMGRQPWVVYGLLRTADAVGTQSVWMTVLSLTVYVIGYLFVFGWGIWYLVKIMRSGPAPHGQPPRDDGMHTPARPLSGVNEPLEER, encoded by the coding sequence GTGGAAGCGCTGCTGTTGTCCCGGATCCAGTTCGGATTCGTGGTGAGTTTTCATGTGCTGTTCCCGGCCTTCACCATCGGTACGGCCAGCTGGTTGGCCTTCGTTGAATGGCGTTGGCTGCGTACCCGCAACCCGGTCTGGCGCGAGCTGTTTTTCTTCTGGCAGAAGATCTTCGCCGTGTCCTTCGGCATGGGCGTGGTCAGTGGCATCGTCATGGCCTTCCAGTTCGGCACCAACTGGCCGCGCCTGAGTGAAGTGGCCGGCACGGTGATCGGGCCATTGCTCACGTACGAGGTGTTGACCGCGTTCTTCCTCGAGGCGAGTTTCCTCGGCGTGATGCTGTTCGGTTGGGAAAAAGTCTCGCCGCGCCTGCACTTCTTCTCCACCTGCATGGTGGCGTTGGGCACGCTGTTTTCCACGTTCTGGATCCTGTCTTCCAACAGCTGGCTGCACACGCCGGCCGGCTACGCGCTGGTCGATGGCATCGTGCACCCGCAGGACTGGTGGCAGATCGTGTTCAACCCGTCCTTCCCTTACCGACTGGCGCATATGGCGCTGGGTTCGTTCATCACCACGTGCTTTGTCATCGGCGGTGTCGGTGCCTGGTATCTGCGTCGTGGTGTGCATGTGGAAGCTGGTCGCAAGATGCTGGTGGCAGCCGTCGCATTCGCCGCGTTGACGGTGCCGGTGCAGATCTTCGTTGGTGACATGCATGGCTTGAACACGCTGGAGCACCAGCCGATGAAGATCGCCGCGATGGAGGCGCACTGGCATGAGAGCAAGCCCGGCGAAGGCGTACCGCTGGTGGTGTTCGCCGTGCCGAATGAAAAGGAAGAGCGCAACGATTACGAGATCGCCATTCCCAAGCTCGGCAGCGTGATCCTGACCCACAGCACAGACGGTACCTTCGCGCCGCTGACCTCGGTGCCGGCCAGTGAGCGGCCGCCGGTGGTGCCGGTGTTCTATGCGTTCCGCATCATGGTCGGGATCGGCACGTTGATGCTGGTGCTGGCGTGGATCTCGGCCTTCCAGCTATGGCGTGGGCGTCTGCTGGAATCCAAATGGCTGCTGCGCGGATGGAACTGGATGTTGCCCAGTGGCTTCATCGCGCTGGTATCGGGTTGGTTCGTTACCGAGATGGGCCGGCAACCCTGGGTGGTTTACGGGTTGCTGCGTACTGCCGATGCGGTCGGTACGCAGAGTGTGTGGATGACGGTGCTGTCGCTGACTGTTTACGTGATCGGCTATCTGTTCGTGTTTGGCTGGGGCATCTGGTACCTGGTCAAGATCATGCGCAGTGGCCCGGCGCCACATGGGCAGCCGCCGCGCGACGACGGCATGCACACCCCGGCGCGGCCGCTGTCCGGCGTCAATGAACCGCTGGAGGAGCGCTGA
- the cydB gene encoding cytochrome d ubiquinol oxidase subunit II translates to MEMTTWLPVAWFAVIGFGVLMYVVLDGFVLGIGILAPFAEDEQQLDVMMNTAAPIWDGNETWLVLGGAGLMTAFPQVYAVLLSGLYLPVLLLVMGLVFRGVAFEFRFKAHRSRALWSVSFALGSLLASFAQGVILGALVQGLPMQDGQYSGGAFGWFSPFSMLTGVAVVTGYALLGSTWLILKTEGREQALARSLTRPLMVAVIVFMGLVSTWLPFLQSRVMERWFSDGNFWWLSPVPLLTLAVAVALWRSAMHPRRDLPPFLLTLALFVLGFVGLVLGMWPYLLPPHLTLWQAAAPASSLGFSMVGLVLLLPVILGYTVWSYRVFRGKVTAETGYH, encoded by the coding sequence ATGGAGATGACAACCTGGCTGCCGGTGGCATGGTTCGCGGTGATCGGCTTCGGCGTGCTGATGTATGTGGTGCTGGATGGCTTCGTGCTCGGCATCGGCATACTCGCGCCGTTTGCCGAGGACGAGCAGCAGCTCGACGTGATGATGAATACCGCTGCGCCGATCTGGGACGGCAATGAGACCTGGCTGGTGCTCGGCGGCGCCGGTCTGATGACGGCGTTCCCGCAGGTGTATGCGGTACTGTTGTCGGGCCTGTATCTGCCGGTACTGTTGTTGGTGATGGGACTGGTGTTCCGTGGCGTGGCCTTCGAGTTCCGCTTCAAGGCGCACCGTTCGCGTGCGCTGTGGAGCGTGTCGTTCGCGCTGGGCTCGCTGCTGGCTTCGTTCGCGCAGGGCGTGATCCTCGGCGCGCTGGTGCAGGGCTTGCCGATGCAGGACGGGCAATACAGCGGCGGTGCCTTCGGCTGGTTCAGTCCGTTCTCGATGCTGACCGGTGTGGCGGTGGTCACCGGCTACGCGCTGCTTGGCAGCACCTGGCTGATCCTCAAGACCGAGGGTCGCGAGCAGGCCTTGGCACGCTCGCTGACGCGGCCGTTGATGGTGGCAGTGATCGTGTTCATGGGCCTGGTCAGTACCTGGCTGCCGTTCCTGCAGTCGCGGGTGATGGAGCGCTGGTTCAGCGATGGCAACTTCTGGTGGCTGTCGCCGGTGCCATTGCTGACCCTGGCCGTGGCGGTGGCGCTATGGCGCAGCGCCATGCACCCGCGCCGCGACCTGCCGCCATTCCTGCTGACCCTGGCGCTGTTCGTGCTCGGTTTCGTCGGCCTGGTGCTGGGCATGTGGCCCTACCTGTTGCCGCCGCACCTGACCCTGTGGCAGGCCGCTGCGCCGGCGTCTTCGCTGGGTTTCAGCATGGTCGGGCTGGTGCTGCTGTTGCCGGTGATCCTCGGCTATACGGTGTGGTCGTACCGGGTGTTCCGCGGCAAGGTGACCGCCGAAACCGGCTATCACTGA